From the Chloroflexus aurantiacus J-10-fl genome, one window contains:
- a CDS encoding M15 family metallopeptidase, whose product MSDADGEIVSVGRPDRAGKSRLGSAVSQVVVVADERPFAVALAAYQRADTTLLPHFYLARDGTRYQLLTAGRAGWGAGRAIWRQRWRNLDRSALILCLEAPSVTDLSEAQATVLAGWLPALVAQHHLSLADVGMLVSAANGQVRLQPYIPPAPPVEPALDTAFVLGSGVRSPEQELWLGLATITWRQRGAQLRLNQAFSLYWGKVDLGAPLAPNEPPPVAVDGKTYNFQVFARDTIFNEGTQYAAVQRLSDLLGPDIGAIPTAGVSRALIEASYRSALKASAARAPLEGKTEFRADWKFHFVALQARLGPALSGNYVTADRAFAVQVFAGDTLYTPMSQQSGCFFLSLTDPASPQYALIWAETCKVAGIPYLPTDPFHQRAIELKLGTPLSGVMRETINGQVYDVQVFAYDTLYRGSDGVIRRMSELPRPAEVQNWQPKPVAQPVQPTPAPQPAPAPAPSPSPSPSPAVDVRNAPEVVRAGEPRRDPNWPPKPDFNILTDRNNQREQVLGKIEWVRRSGDDITITNDWVARHIIEVHIPQLERFRNTNGGRIKFHRVAADQLRRLWQAWEDAGLLHLVLTFDGAWWPRTIRSNPTTLSNHAYGTAFDINAQWNGFYKPAALVGDRGSVRELVPIANALGFFWGGHWNYDGRGASDGMHFEWAVAR is encoded by the coding sequence ATGAGCGATGCCGATGGAGAGATTGTCTCGGTTGGAAGACCGGATCGCGCCGGAAAGAGTCGATTGGGTAGTGCTGTCTCACAGGTGGTTGTCGTTGCCGATGAGCGACCGTTTGCCGTCGCGTTGGCTGCTTACCAGCGGGCAGATACGACGTTGTTGCCCCATTTTTACCTGGCTCGCGATGGCACGCGCTATCAATTGTTGACAGCCGGACGTGCCGGTTGGGGGGCCGGGCGGGCGATCTGGCGTCAGCGCTGGCGTAATCTTGATCGTAGTGCGTTGATTCTCTGCCTCGAAGCGCCTTCGGTCACCGATCTCAGTGAGGCGCAGGCGACAGTTCTGGCAGGCTGGCTCCCGGCGCTGGTTGCCCAACATCATCTGTCACTGGCCGATGTCGGGATGCTGGTGTCAGCGGCCAATGGTCAGGTGCGGTTGCAGCCGTATATTCCGCCTGCCCCGCCGGTAGAGCCTGCCCTCGATACGGCGTTCGTGCTGGGGAGTGGCGTGCGGTCGCCAGAGCAGGAGCTTTGGCTGGGTCTGGCTACGATTACCTGGCGGCAACGGGGAGCGCAGTTGCGCCTTAATCAAGCCTTTTCGCTGTATTGGGGGAAGGTTGATCTGGGTGCACCGCTGGCACCTAACGAGCCGCCACCGGTGGCTGTCGATGGCAAGACGTACAATTTTCAGGTCTTTGCCCGCGATACGATCTTTAATGAAGGCACGCAGTACGCCGCTGTTCAGCGTTTGTCCGATCTGCTCGGCCCCGACATTGGGGCGATTCCGACTGCCGGTGTGAGCCGAGCGTTGATTGAGGCAAGTTATCGTAGTGCGCTCAAAGCCAGTGCCGCTCGCGCACCACTCGAAGGGAAGACGGAGTTTCGGGCCGATTGGAAATTTCATTTTGTCGCTCTGCAGGCCCGCCTTGGCCCGGCACTCAGTGGCAATTATGTGACTGCCGACCGCGCCTTTGCAGTGCAGGTCTTTGCCGGTGATACGCTCTATACCCCGATGAGTCAGCAGTCCGGTTGTTTCTTTCTCAGCCTGACCGATCCGGCCAGTCCGCAGTACGCTCTCATCTGGGCCGAGACCTGTAAGGTGGCCGGGATTCCGTATCTGCCTACCGATCCGTTTCATCAGCGGGCTATCGAATTGAAGTTGGGCACGCCGTTGAGCGGGGTCATGCGTGAGACGATTAACGGGCAGGTCTATGATGTGCAGGTCTTTGCGTATGATACGTTGTACCGGGGCAGTGATGGGGTCATTCGCCGTATGAGCGAACTGCCGCGTCCGGCTGAGGTGCAGAACTGGCAGCCCAAACCGGTTGCGCAACCGGTACAACCGACGCCGGCACCGCAACCTGCACCGGCACCGGCGCCATCGCCATCACCGTCACCATCACCTGCCGTTGATGTGCGCAATGCCCCGGAGGTGGTACGGGCGGGTGAGCCGCGTCGCGATCCCAACTGGCCACCCAAACCTGATTTCAACATCCTGACCGACCGGAACAATCAGCGTGAGCAGGTGCTGGGGAAGATTGAGTGGGTACGGCGGAGTGGTGATGATATTACGATCACAAATGATTGGGTTGCCCGTCACATTATCGAGGTGCATATTCCGCAATTGGAGCGTTTTCGGAATACCAACGGTGGGCGGATTAAGTTTCATCGGGTCGCTGCCGACCAGTTACGGCGGTTGTGGCAGGCATGGGAAGATGCCGGTCTGCTCCATTTGGTGCTAACATTTGACGGGGCCTGGTGGCCACGGACGATCCGCAGCAATCCGACGACGTTGAGTAATCACGCTTACGGGACGGCGTTTGATATTAATGCGCAGTGGAACGGCTTTTACAAGCCGGCGGCGCTGGTTGGTGATCGCGGTTCGGTGCGTGAACTGGTACCCATTGCCAATGCCCTCGGTTTCTTCTGGGGTGGTCACTGGAACTACGATGGCAGGGGAGCCAGTGATGGTATGCATTTTGAGTGGGCAGTTGCCCGTTGA
- a CDS encoding response regulator — translation MRILIVEDEANVRSFLQNAMKALRRGVKVDTANHGADGLKLARRQWYDLIITDYHMPKMDGIDLTFTLRQEGYTMPIVMISADPIVEPYALNAGANLFLAKPVSLENLRYMLNVFGL, via the coding sequence ATGCGCATCCTCATTGTAGAAGACGAAGCCAATGTGCGCTCTTTCTTGCAAAACGCAATGAAAGCATTGCGACGTGGTGTGAAGGTTGATACGGCGAATCATGGTGCCGATGGCTTGAAACTGGCGCGTCGTCAATGGTACGACCTGATCATCACTGATTACCATATGCCAAAGATGGACGGCATCGATCTAACCTTCACCTTGCGCCAGGAAGGGTATACTATGCCGATTGTGATGATCTCTGCTGATCCCATTGTTGAGCCGTATGCGTTAAATGCAGGCGCTAACCTCTTTCTGGCAAAGCCGGTAAGCCTGGAAAATCTCCGCTACATGCTTAATGTCTTTGGTCTGTAG
- a CDS encoding HAD-IIA family hydrolase codes for MQTIPRYDGYIFDLDGTIYLGDILLPGAAELLHTLRREGRRVTFLSNNPTKTRRQYAERLQRLGIAADEHEIVNSSAVMVEWLLANAPGASLFVVGEAPLIGELEAAGFPLSEKPGEIAFVVASFDRTFTYRKLQIAFDAIRAGARLVATNPDRFCPVPGGGEPDAAAIIAAIEACTDTRCEVIVGKPSPIMARTVTNLIGLPPERCIIVGDRLMTDIAMGVTAGMDTALVLTGDSQRADLERSPYQPTYVLERIDELIGGSGV; via the coding sequence ATGCAAACAATTCCACGTTATGACGGTTATATTTTCGATCTTGATGGTACAATCTATCTGGGTGACATTCTCTTGCCCGGTGCTGCTGAACTCTTGCACACGCTACGCCGTGAGGGGCGTCGGGTCACATTTCTCTCGAACAATCCGACGAAGACACGTCGTCAGTATGCCGAGCGGTTGCAGCGCCTGGGCATTGCTGCCGATGAGCACGAGATTGTGAACAGTTCCGCAGTTATGGTCGAATGGCTGCTGGCCAATGCGCCCGGTGCGTCATTGTTCGTCGTTGGCGAAGCACCGCTCATCGGTGAACTGGAGGCAGCCGGTTTTCCCCTGAGTGAAAAACCGGGTGAGATTGCCTTTGTGGTTGCTTCGTTTGATCGAACTTTCACCTATCGCAAGCTACAAATCGCCTTTGATGCGATTCGGGCGGGTGCACGGTTGGTGGCGACCAATCCCGACCGGTTCTGCCCGGTGCCCGGTGGCGGCGAGCCGGATGCTGCTGCAATCATTGCCGCTATCGAAGCCTGCACCGATACCCGCTGTGAGGTGATTGTCGGGAAGCCGTCACCGATTATGGCCCGTACTGTTACCAATCTGATCGGCCTGCCTCCTGAGCGCTGTATCATCGTCGGCGACCGTCTGATGACCGACATTGCCATGGGGGTGACCGCCGGCATGGATACCGCTCTGGTCTTGACCGGTGATAGTCAGCGCGCCGATCTGGAGCGTTCGCCGTATCAGCCAACCTATGTGCTGGAGCGGATTGATGAGCTGATTGGTGGGAGCGGCGTTTGA
- the adhP gene encoding alcohol dehydrogenase AdhP, producing MKTMKAAVVHDFHQPLRIEEVPKPEPGFGEIVVKIEASGLCHTDIHAAHGDWPVKPKLPFIPGHEGIGIVESVGAGVTNVKEGDRVAIPWLGYACGECKYCASGWETLCERQLNTGYFLDGAHAQYAKAYAKYVGIVPAGVSALDAAPLTCAGVTTYKAVKVSGARPSELVAIFGVGGLGHLALQYARIAGATVAAIDLLDERLQTARELGADITINASTQDPIEELKKWGGADAAICLAVSPKAFEQAYRSLRRGGRLVFVGLPADNMIQLPIFETVLNGIHVMGSIVGTRADLAETFALHAAGKTRVLFETRKLDQVNEAFEEVEHGRNKAPRIVFSEF from the coding sequence ATGAAAACAATGAAAGCCGCTGTGGTTCACGACTTCCATCAACCATTGCGCATCGAGGAAGTTCCCAAGCCGGAGCCGGGTTTTGGTGAGATTGTAGTCAAGATCGAGGCATCGGGACTCTGTCATACAGATATACACGCAGCGCATGGTGATTGGCCGGTAAAACCAAAACTCCCATTCATTCCGGGGCACGAAGGAATAGGCATTGTTGAAAGCGTCGGTGCAGGGGTAACTAACGTAAAGGAAGGTGATCGTGTTGCAATCCCCTGGCTGGGGTACGCCTGTGGCGAGTGTAAATATTGTGCTTCTGGATGGGAGACGCTTTGTGAGCGTCAACTGAATACTGGCTATTTCCTTGATGGGGCGCATGCTCAGTATGCAAAAGCGTATGCGAAGTATGTGGGTATTGTTCCGGCTGGGGTTTCTGCCCTTGACGCCGCACCGTTAACCTGTGCTGGCGTTACCACGTACAAAGCTGTTAAGGTCTCCGGAGCTCGTCCCTCGGAGCTGGTAGCTATCTTTGGTGTTGGTGGATTAGGTCATCTGGCATTGCAGTATGCCAGAATCGCCGGGGCCACGGTAGCGGCTATTGATCTCCTGGATGAGCGATTACAGACAGCACGCGAACTTGGTGCCGATATTACCATCAATGCCAGCACCCAGGACCCCATTGAAGAATTGAAGAAGTGGGGCGGTGCTGATGCAGCCATCTGTTTAGCTGTTTCACCGAAGGCTTTTGAGCAGGCTTATCGATCATTGCGACGTGGCGGGCGACTGGTTTTCGTTGGGCTTCCGGCTGATAACATGATTCAGTTGCCAATCTTCGAGACAGTGCTCAACGGTATTCATGTCATGGGTTCGATTGTTGGAACCCGCGCCGACCTGGCAGAAACATTTGCGTTACATGCCGCGGGCAAGACGCGAGTGCTCTTTGAGACGCGAAAGCTGGATCAGGTAAATGAAGCTTTCGAGGAGGTTGAGCACGGACGTAATAAGGCGCCACGAATCGTCTTCTCCGAATTTTAA
- a CDS encoding helicase HerA domain-containing protein, whose amino-acid sequence MQQRQRLGVVTGGSLQEGLTVRLDAGTSVEDMRVGKFVVVKGQRFTFFSMVTDVRLGATTPKVMIDPPPADEFFASVLSGTTTYGELRLDLRLMLPLDGDADLLPVKTVPPHFAPLYEASEADFTQVFGQEEGSRFMIGTPLDMAVPVCIDLNRLVERSNGVFGKSGTGKSFLTRLLVCGVILSDVASNLIFDMHNEYGWTARSEGSHFVKGLRQLFGSRVLVYSLADSAFNHGQIDGEIVIGYNQIEPEDVLLLSEELNLNPTAAETAELLVDEYRAQWLAALWEMDQEALKAFAEQKSASLASLQALKRKTLQLKRLGFVRDQADLSPVDHLINALMAGRHVVLSFGRYDDPLAYMLVANILTRRIHQRWREQTERYLQTKNEADRPRPLMITIEEAHKFLNPRLARQTIFGTIAREMRKYSVTLLVVDQRPSSIDSEVLSQLGTRITALLSDEHDIDAVFTGVGGSARLRAVLANLDTRQQALVLGHAVPMPVVVQTRAYDEQFYRYIEQRTRRAVDLVQAQQEVDELFPD is encoded by the coding sequence ATGCAGCAACGGCAACGGCTCGGTGTGGTCACCGGCGGTTCGCTTCAAGAGGGTTTAACGGTACGACTCGATGCCGGTACGTCGGTTGAAGATATGCGCGTTGGTAAGTTCGTGGTCGTGAAGGGCCAGCGCTTCACATTTTTCTCGATGGTGACCGATGTCCGGCTTGGGGCAACCACACCAAAGGTGATGATCGATCCACCGCCAGCCGACGAGTTTTTTGCCAGTGTGCTCAGCGGTACCACGACCTATGGCGAACTTCGGCTCGATCTTCGCCTGATGCTGCCTCTCGACGGAGACGCTGATTTATTGCCGGTTAAAACAGTGCCACCTCATTTCGCCCCACTCTACGAGGCCAGCGAAGCTGACTTCACGCAGGTGTTTGGCCAGGAAGAGGGGAGCCGGTTTATGATCGGAACGCCGCTCGATATGGCGGTGCCGGTATGTATCGACCTGAATCGCCTGGTCGAGCGCTCGAACGGCGTCTTTGGGAAGAGTGGTACCGGCAAGAGCTTTCTGACCCGCCTGCTGGTGTGCGGCGTGATTCTGAGCGACGTGGCCTCTAATCTGATCTTCGATATGCACAATGAATATGGATGGACGGCCCGCTCAGAAGGGAGTCATTTTGTTAAGGGGTTGCGTCAGCTCTTCGGAAGCCGCGTCCTGGTGTACAGTCTGGCCGATAGCGCGTTCAATCACGGGCAGATCGATGGCGAGATTGTGATCGGCTACAATCAGATCGAACCGGAAGATGTGCTGTTGTTGAGCGAAGAGCTGAATCTCAATCCCACTGCTGCCGAGACAGCCGAATTACTGGTTGACGAGTACCGCGCTCAATGGCTGGCGGCGTTGTGGGAGATGGATCAGGAAGCCTTGAAGGCATTTGCCGAACAGAAGAGCGCCAGTCTGGCCTCGCTACAAGCCCTCAAGCGCAAGACCTTGCAATTGAAACGTCTCGGCTTTGTTCGGGATCAGGCGGATCTATCGCCCGTCGATCATCTCATTAATGCGCTGATGGCCGGACGGCACGTAGTGTTGAGTTTTGGTCGTTACGATGATCCATTAGCCTACATGCTGGTTGCCAACATCCTCACCCGGCGCATCCACCAGCGCTGGCGCGAACAAACCGAACGCTATCTTCAGACTAAAAATGAAGCAGATCGCCCGCGCCCGCTCATGATCACTATCGAAGAAGCGCACAAATTCCTTAACCCACGCCTGGCGCGACAAACCATCTTCGGTACGATTGCCCGCGAAATGCGCAAGTATAGCGTCACCCTGCTGGTCGTTGATCAGCGGCCCTCTTCTATCGACAGCGAGGTACTCAGCCAGCTCGGTACGCGCATCACCGCTCTCCTGAGTGATGAACACGATATAGACGCCGTATTCACCGGTGTCGGCGGTAGCGCCCGGCTCCGCGCTGTGCTGGCCAACCTCGACACCCGCCAGCAGGCACTTGTGCTTGGCCACGCAGTACCCATGCCGGTCGTGGTGCAAACCCGTGCCTACGATGAACAGTTTTACCGCTATATCGAGCAACGCACCCGGCGTGCAGTTGATCTGGTACAGGCCCAGCAAGAGGTGGATGAGCTATTTCCAGATTGA
- a CDS encoding SDR family NAD(P)-dependent oxidoreductase, whose protein sequence is MQLQGLSVLVTGGASGLGAATAERLAGAGARVTIADLNEAAGTELAERIGGQFVRTDVTDPAQCAAAVSAAAAQQGLHVLVCCAGIVLAERMLGREGVHDPARFKRVIEVNLIGTFQMMLYAAQAMSQNQPNDEGERGVIINTASIAAFDGQIGQVAYAASKAGVVGMALPAARELARFGIRVMTIAPGIFDTAMMASLPAAARESLGAQVPFPPRLGRPAEYAALAQHIIENPMLNGEVIRLDGAIRMAPK, encoded by the coding sequence ATGCAACTGCAAGGGTTGAGTGTCCTCGTTACCGGTGGTGCATCCGGTCTGGGCGCAGCGACGGCTGAGCGATTGGCCGGGGCCGGCGCACGAGTAACGATTGCTGATTTGAACGAAGCTGCCGGTACGGAACTGGCGGAGCGGATCGGGGGGCAATTTGTGCGCACCGATGTCACCGATCCGGCGCAGTGTGCTGCGGCTGTCAGCGCCGCGGCTGCGCAGCAGGGGCTGCACGTTCTGGTATGTTGCGCCGGGATCGTGCTGGCCGAGCGGATGCTTGGTCGGGAAGGCGTGCATGATCCGGCGCGTTTCAAGCGGGTGATCGAGGTCAATTTGATTGGTACCTTTCAAATGATGCTGTACGCTGCCCAGGCGATGAGTCAGAATCAGCCGAACGATGAGGGCGAGCGTGGTGTTATCATCAATACGGCGTCGATTGCGGCCTTCGATGGGCAGATCGGGCAGGTAGCCTACGCTGCTTCAAAGGCGGGGGTGGTTGGGATGGCACTACCGGCAGCGCGGGAGCTGGCCCGCTTTGGGATTCGGGTGATGACAATCGCGCCGGGTATTTTTGATACGGCCATGATGGCGAGTCTGCCGGCGGCTGCCCGTGAGTCGCTTGGTGCCCAGGTGCCGTTTCCACCGCGACTGGGGCGACCTGCCGAGTACGCAGCATTGGCCCAACATATCATTGAAAATCCGATGTTGAACGGAGAAGTTATTCGGCTCGATGGCGCGATTCGGATGGCGCCAAAATAA
- a CDS encoding transketolase-like TK C-terminal-containing protein, with the protein MPHTEPNPALISAIEEVQQRVLWLSTLMIHHANHVRPNLDGVKVGGHQASSASMVTILTTLYLCYLRPGDRVSIKPHASPAYHALQYLLGRLDARYLTQLRAFGGLQAYPSRTKDPDAPDFSTGSVGLGAVAPAFAALSAHYIEAHFGKPATQRFIALVGDAELDEGNVWEAVIDPALDQLDNLLWIVDLNRQSLDRVVPGIRAAHLKRLFAESGWRVLEAKYGRRLQALFAQPDGEALRARIDEMSNEEYQALIRLNGRDLRPRLINNDERLARLLAQVPDDELPATLANLGGHDVSELLATLAAADAEPRRPTIIFAYTIKGWGLPIAGNPLNHSMLLSPEQIEALREQFAIPPGHEWDRLPEDSPGGKLCAEAAKRLYGVATPPLSPPAIPLPDEITVPTSGTVSTQDTFGRFMVRLADIAGLRERIVTASPDVSVSTNLAGWINKTGVFARREEPDFETEAYRMLRWRRWPGGQHIELGISEMNLFMLLGMFGIAGDLIGEPLIPIGTVYDPFVCRGLDAFIYGLYSGARFIVVGTPSGITLSPEGGAHQSSVTASLGMELPQLASFEPCFALETAWLLHEALRLCLDPNGSASYLRLSTRPIDQSLLQPALDRFGTAELRRQVLRGGYRLIDRTDYRDQARSPLVHIVTSGVLVPEAVSAAHYLQREGVAVNVINLTSARRVYEHWRHGDDLSWLFLPDERKAPIVTVHDAASHALAWLGSVFGVPLRAHGVDRFGQSGSRDDLYRAFHLDSMSIVESAFELVDEVYSG; encoded by the coding sequence ATGCCCCACACTGAGCCAAACCCTGCGCTGATTAGCGCCATTGAAGAGGTGCAACAGCGCGTGCTCTGGCTGTCAACGCTGATGATCCATCACGCTAACCATGTGCGTCCCAATCTGGATGGGGTAAAGGTGGGTGGTCATCAGGCTTCTTCTGCGTCAATGGTGACGATATTAACCACGTTGTATTTGTGTTATCTGCGACCTGGTGACCGGGTCTCGATTAAGCCACACGCTTCACCAGCCTATCATGCGCTCCAGTACTTGCTCGGTCGGCTCGATGCCCGCTATCTCACGCAACTGCGGGCATTTGGCGGTTTGCAGGCTTATCCGTCACGCACCAAAGACCCTGATGCGCCCGATTTCTCAACCGGATCGGTTGGTCTGGGGGCAGTAGCCCCGGCCTTCGCCGCGCTCAGTGCTCACTACATTGAAGCCCACTTCGGCAAACCGGCGACCCAACGCTTCATCGCGCTGGTCGGTGATGCTGAACTCGATGAAGGGAACGTTTGGGAGGCGGTGATCGATCCGGCGCTCGATCAGCTCGACAATCTGCTCTGGATCGTTGACCTTAACCGTCAGAGTCTGGATCGGGTAGTGCCTGGTATTCGCGCTGCCCATCTCAAGCGATTGTTTGCCGAGAGCGGCTGGCGGGTGTTGGAAGCCAAATATGGTCGGCGACTTCAAGCGCTCTTTGCCCAACCGGACGGCGAGGCGCTACGTGCGCGCATTGACGAGATGAGTAACGAGGAGTATCAGGCTCTCATTCGACTCAATGGTCGCGATCTACGTCCACGACTGATCAATAACGATGAGCGATTGGCCCGTCTGTTGGCACAGGTGCCTGACGATGAGTTACCGGCAACCCTGGCCAACCTGGGTGGTCACGATGTAAGCGAACTCCTGGCGACGCTGGCCGCAGCCGATGCCGAACCGCGCCGACCAACCATCATTTTTGCCTATACGATCAAAGGGTGGGGTTTACCGATTGCCGGCAATCCGCTCAACCACTCGATGCTCCTTAGCCCAGAGCAGATCGAAGCCCTGCGCGAACAGTTTGCCATTCCACCCGGCCACGAATGGGATCGGCTGCCGGAGGATTCGCCGGGCGGGAAATTGTGCGCGGAAGCGGCCAAACGACTCTACGGTGTGGCGACGCCCCCGCTTTCGCCACCAGCCATCCCATTACCCGATGAGATTACCGTCCCGACCAGCGGTACAGTCAGCACCCAGGACACATTCGGACGCTTTATGGTGCGACTTGCCGACATCGCCGGCCTGCGCGAACGCATCGTCACCGCATCACCTGATGTTTCGGTGTCTACCAACCTGGCCGGCTGGATCAACAAGACCGGTGTGTTTGCCCGGCGCGAAGAACCAGACTTTGAAACCGAAGCCTACCGTATGTTGCGCTGGCGACGCTGGCCGGGTGGGCAGCATATCGAGTTGGGCATCTCGGAGATGAATCTCTTTATGCTGCTGGGCATGTTCGGTATCGCCGGCGATCTCATTGGGGAGCCGCTGATTCCGATTGGTACGGTGTACGACCCGTTTGTCTGTCGCGGGCTTGATGCCTTCATTTACGGCCTGTATTCAGGTGCACGCTTTATTGTTGTCGGCACACCGAGTGGCATTACGCTCTCACCTGAAGGTGGCGCCCATCAGTCATCGGTCACCGCTTCGTTGGGGATGGAACTACCGCAACTGGCGAGTTTTGAACCCTGTTTTGCGCTTGAGACAGCCTGGCTGCTGCACGAAGCCCTGCGCCTGTGTCTCGATCCGAACGGCTCAGCCAGCTACCTGCGCCTCTCGACCCGGCCAATCGACCAGAGTTTATTGCAACCCGCGCTTGATCGGTTCGGTACCGCTGAACTACGTCGGCAGGTTCTGCGTGGTGGCTACCGGCTGATCGACCGTACAGACTATCGCGATCAGGCGCGATCCCCACTCGTACATATTGTGACCAGTGGTGTGCTGGTTCCCGAAGCGGTGAGCGCAGCCCATTATTTGCAGCGGGAAGGGGTTGCCGTCAACGTCATCAACCTGACCAGTGCCCGCCGGGTTTACGAACACTGGCGGCATGGCGACGATTTGAGCTGGCTCTTCCTGCCAGACGAACGTAAAGCACCTATCGTCACGGTGCATGACGCTGCGTCGCACGCGCTGGCATGGCTCGGATCGGTCTTCGGCGTGCCCTTGCGAGCGCACGGAGTTGATCGTTTTGGTCAATCGGGAAGCCGCGATGATCTCTATCGAGCCTTCCATCTCGATTCGATGTCGATTGTCGAGAGTGCGTTTGAGCTGGTAGATGAAGTGTATAGCGGCTGA
- the fsa gene encoding fructose-6-phosphate aldolase, with product MQIYLDTANLAEIREAASWGILSGVTTNPTLIAREKGADFKAIITEIAELVDGPISAETISLDAEGMVREGLEYASWHPNVIIKVPSTTEGLRAVSQLAKHGIRCNVTLCFNSVQALLAARAGAFIISPFVGRVDDTGVDGMALIREIAGIYRQDREITTKILAASIRHPRHIVEAALAGADIATCPFKVLQQAMRHPLTDRGIEQFLADWKSRMSS from the coding sequence ATGCAAATCTATCTCGATACGGCAAATCTGGCCGAGATTCGTGAAGCAGCCAGTTGGGGCATTCTTAGCGGGGTGACGACGAACCCGACCCTCATTGCTCGTGAAAAAGGAGCTGATTTTAAGGCGATCATCACCGAAATTGCCGAGCTGGTTGATGGGCCGATCAGTGCCGAGACCATCTCGCTCGATGCCGAGGGAATGGTGCGCGAGGGGCTGGAGTACGCCTCGTGGCATCCGAATGTGATCATCAAGGTACCGAGTACAACCGAAGGGTTGCGGGCGGTGAGCCAACTGGCTAAACACGGCATTCGCTGCAATGTGACGCTCTGTTTCAATTCGGTGCAGGCGTTACTGGCGGCGCGGGCCGGTGCGTTTATCATCAGCCCGTTCGTTGGCCGCGTCGATGATACTGGTGTTGATGGAATGGCGTTGATTCGGGAGATTGCCGGTATTTATCGCCAGGATCGTGAAATTACCACCAAAATCCTGGCCGCCTCGATCCGCCATCCGCGGCATATTGTCGAGGCGGCGCTGGCCGGTGCCGATATTGCGACCTGCCCGTTTAAGGTCTTGCAACAGGCGATGCGCCATCCGTTAACCGACCGCGGCATCGAGCAATTTCTGGCCGATTGGAAATCGCGCATGAGTTCCTGA
- a CDS encoding uridine kinase: MREHPLMLGLVGASGSGKTTLTQGIVRLLGAHGVTPVNLDDYLRYSRAERAVRGMTDADPAAIDLDRMAADLVALRAGRTIEKPVYDHTIGAPRGSERVAPTGLVIAYGALTLTPPVQVELFDLTVYFDPHPALYRRWREERDVLQRGYTLAEVQAAWPARERDIQQYIVVQRPLADVVVRFVPGETGIDLHLLLRRRALTFEMADVGQETGSSAVQIQQLAADEDGLPAVLVTATSDPALDRLSEALRARLPRSGQVTGDSLNATHPTLRFAQTLIATLLLHKSL; the protein is encoded by the coding sequence ATGCGAGAACATCCGCTTATGCTTGGGCTGGTTGGCGCCAGCGGCTCCGGGAAGACAACCCTGACCCAGGGGATTGTGCGTCTGCTCGGTGCCCATGGCGTCACACCGGTCAATCTTGATGACTACCTGCGCTACAGTCGGGCTGAGCGTGCCGTGCGCGGTATGACCGACGCCGATCCGGCGGCGATAGATTTGGATCGCATGGCGGCTGATCTGGTTGCGCTGCGGGCCGGTCGAACTATCGAGAAGCCGGTCTACGACCATACGATTGGTGCGCCACGGGGAAGTGAACGCGTTGCACCGACCGGCCTGGTTATTGCCTATGGTGCGCTCACGCTTACCCCACCGGTGCAGGTTGAATTATTCGATTTGACTGTCTATTTTGATCCGCATCCTGCACTATACCGTCGCTGGCGGGAAGAGCGAGATGTTCTTCAGCGTGGGTATACGTTGGCTGAGGTGCAGGCCGCATGGCCGGCACGTGAACGTGACATTCAGCAGTACATCGTCGTGCAGCGTCCATTGGCCGATGTCGTTGTGCGTTTTGTGCCGGGGGAAACCGGCATTGACCTGCACCTGCTGTTGCGCCGCCGGGCATTGACGTTCGAGATGGCAGATGTTGGGCAGGAAACCGGATCATCGGCGGTGCAGATACAGCAGCTTGCGGCTGATGAGGATGGACTGCCGGCTGTGCTGGTCACCGCCACATCCGATCCCGCCCTGGATCGCCTGAGTGAGGCATTGCGTGCGCGTTTACCGCGCAGTGGTCAGGTAACGGGTGACTCGCTCAACGCTACCCATCCAACGCTGCGATTTGCCCAAACGCTGATTGCGACGTTGCTCCTGCATAAATCGCTGTGA